In Thiovibrio frasassiensis, one DNA window encodes the following:
- a CDS encoding molybdopterin-dependent oxidoreductase has product MKIKRRDFLKLSAATGLAAAAFKGSTLNALAETPRGAIGEKPGTWMPSTCQGCTAWCPVEFFVQDGRAVKVRGNQLSKANSGYCCPRGHLMLQQTYDPDRVLTPMKRTNPAKGRGIDPKFVPITWDEALDTIADKMMELRKAGEPEKLLYMRGRYSPTSTELCYGTMPKIFGSPNAISHSAICAEAEKMGPGYTQGFFGYRDYDMAKTKCLVVWGCDPLSSNRQVPNTINKFGDIFDRGTVIAVDPRLSASAAKANEWLPIKPGEDGALAAAIAHVLLSEGMWSKEFVGDFKAGKNLFRAGATVDEAAFAEKETHGVVKWWNLELKDKTPAWAAKVTLIPEKQIVRVARAMGKAGSACAVYMGPGVAMTPRGTYASMAVYALNGILGSIETEGGVMQSSSAPTDKFPSIDKYLDDLAKKSGKGKKIDGRGAKDMPAIMGGIDKKEKDGKVTESAKANVVTNNVANGMLKDPGAIKVCISTWTNFAFSGTGAQRWEKALSALPFFAHLVTNASEMSQFADIVLPATFAPTEKLSIITNMANLHGHMSIQQPVVKPLGQAKPEETEMMWLLAEKLKARGFANLFDYYASIEDPETKKKPANVAEFVEIAAKISSHKVWDGKDKMKGDQISGWEDFKKKGIYNTETYAYKKNWGKFKTETKKFEFYSETLKKTLGLFADKNKTTVDEVLKASGYEAQGELVFVPHYESPKRHGSQEEYPFTFIDYKSRLNREGRSQNTAWYHEFKKVDVGDESWEDVVKINPADGKKLGIKTGDMVKLTSTNASITVKAKLWEGVRPGTIAKCYGQGHWAYGRVAAKDYAKAIPRGANNNELMPDDYDRLSGATARNGGFTGVKIQKA; this is encoded by the coding sequence ATGAAGATCAAAAGAAGGGATTTTCTCAAGCTGAGCGCGGCAACCGGTCTGGCGGCCGCCGCCTTCAAGGGTTCCACCCTGAACGCCCTGGCCGAAACGCCTCGGGGAGCCATTGGGGAGAAGCCCGGCACATGGATGCCCTCCACCTGCCAGGGCTGCACGGCCTGGTGTCCGGTGGAGTTCTTTGTTCAGGACGGCCGCGCCGTGAAGGTGCGCGGCAACCAGCTCAGTAAGGCCAACAGCGGCTACTGCTGCCCCAGGGGCCATTTGATGCTCCAGCAGACCTACGATCCGGACCGGGTTCTGACCCCGATGAAGCGGACCAACCCGGCCAAGGGCCGCGGCATCGACCCCAAGTTCGTCCCCATCACCTGGGACGAGGCCCTGGACACCATTGCCGATAAGATGATGGAACTGCGCAAGGCCGGCGAGCCGGAAAAGCTCCTCTATATGCGCGGCCGCTATTCCCCGACCTCCACGGAGCTCTGTTACGGCACCATGCCCAAGATCTTCGGCAGTCCCAATGCCATCTCGCACAGCGCCATCTGCGCCGAGGCGGAGAAAATGGGCCCCGGGTATACCCAGGGATTCTTCGGTTACCGCGATTACGACATGGCCAAGACCAAATGTCTGGTGGTTTGGGGCTGCGATCCGCTCTCCTCCAACCGGCAGGTGCCCAACACCATCAATAAGTTCGGTGATATTTTTGACCGGGGCACGGTCATCGCCGTTGATCCGCGTCTCTCCGCTTCGGCCGCCAAGGCCAATGAGTGGCTGCCGATCAAGCCCGGCGAAGACGGCGCCCTGGCTGCGGCCATCGCCCATGTGCTCCTGAGCGAAGGCATGTGGAGCAAGGAGTTCGTCGGCGATTTCAAGGCCGGCAAGAACCTCTTCAGGGCCGGCGCCACCGTGGACGAGGCCGCTTTTGCCGAGAAGGAGACCCACGGCGTGGTCAAGTGGTGGAACCTTGAGCTGAAGGACAAAACCCCGGCCTGGGCCGCCAAGGTCACCCTGATCCCGGAAAAGCAGATCGTCCGCGTCGCCCGCGCCATGGGCAAGGCGGGCTCGGCCTGTGCCGTCTACATGGGCCCCGGCGTGGCCATGACCCCGCGCGGCACCTATGCCTCCATGGCGGTTTATGCCTTAAACGGCATCCTCGGCTCGATTGAGACCGAGGGCGGCGTCATGCAGAGCTCAAGCGCGCCGACGGATAAATTCCCCTCCATCGACAAGTACCTGGACGATCTGGCTAAAAAATCCGGCAAAGGTAAAAAAATTGACGGCCGCGGCGCCAAGGACATGCCGGCCATCATGGGCGGCATCGACAAAAAGGAGAAAGACGGCAAGGTGACCGAGAGCGCCAAGGCGAACGTGGTCACCAACAACGTGGCTAACGGCATGTTGAAGGATCCGGGGGCCATCAAGGTGTGCATCAGCACCTGGACCAACTTTGCTTTCTCCGGCACCGGTGCCCAGCGCTGGGAAAAGGCGCTGTCCGCGCTTCCCTTCTTCGCCCACCTGGTCACCAACGCCTCGGAGATGAGCCAGTTTGCCGACATCGTTCTGCCGGCCACCTTCGCGCCGACCGAGAAGCTGTCGATCATCACCAACATGGCGAACCTGCACGGCCACATGTCCATCCAGCAGCCGGTCGTCAAACCGCTGGGTCAGGCCAAACCCGAGGAGACCGAAATGATGTGGCTGCTGGCCGAGAAGCTCAAAGCCAGGGGCTTTGCGAACCTCTTCGACTACTACGCCTCCATCGAAGATCCGGAAACCAAGAAAAAACCCGCCAATGTCGCCGAGTTCGTGGAGATCGCCGCCAAGATCTCCAGTCACAAGGTCTGGGACGGCAAGGACAAGATGAAGGGCGACCAGATTTCCGGCTGGGAGGATTTCAAGAAGAAGGGCATCTACAACACCGAAACCTATGCCTACAAGAAGAACTGGGGCAAGTTCAAGACCGAAACCAAGAAGTTCGAGTTCTACAGCGAGACCCTGAAGAAAACTCTGGGGCTGTTTGCGGACAAGAACAAAACCACGGTGGACGAGGTTCTCAAGGCCAGCGGCTACGAAGCCCAGGGCGAACTGGTCTTCGTGCCGCATTACGAATCGCCGAAACGGCACGGCAGCCAGGAGGAATACCCCTTTACCTTCATCGACTACAAGTCCAGGCTCAACCGCGAGGGCCGGAGCCAGAACACCGCCTGGTACCATGAATTCAAGAAGGTGGATGTGGGCGATGAGAGCTGGGAGGACGTCGTGAAAATCAACCCCGCCGACGGCAAGAAGCTCGGCATCAAGACCGGCGACATGGTCAAGCTCACCTCGACCAACGCCAGCATCACGGTCAAGGCGAAGCTGTGGGAAGGGGTGCGGCCCGGCACCATCGCCAAATGTTATGGCCAGGGGCACTGGGCCTAC
- a CDS encoding MOSC domain-containing protein — MGMVEAVCISEKKGMVKKEVPEIHLEENWGITGDAHAGIWHRQVSLLAGESIEQVKKKMPHLKHGVFAENIVSRGVELTALAIGDRLIIDGTVVLEVTQIGKECHNAGCAIKKATGDCIMPREGIFTKVIHGGVVKAGLAIAIERISEATRVA; from the coding sequence ATGGGCATGGTCGAAGCGGTATGCATCAGCGAAAAGAAAGGCATGGTGAAAAAAGAGGTGCCGGAGATCCACCTGGAGGAAAACTGGGGGATCACCGGGGACGCCCATGCCGGGATCTGGCACCGGCAGGTTTCCCTGCTGGCCGGGGAAAGCATCGAACAGGTGAAAAAGAAGATGCCCCACCTGAAGCATGGGGTGTTTGCCGAGAATATCGTCAGCCGGGGGGTGGAGTTGACCGCGCTTGCCATCGGCGACCGGTTGATTATCGACGGCACGGTGGTGCTCGAAGTTACTCAGATCGGCAAGGAATGCCACAACGCCGGCTGCGCCATCAAGAAGGCCACCGGCGACTGCATCATGCCCCGGGAGGGGATCTTCACCAAGGTTATCCACGGCGGGGTTGTCAAGGCGGGCCTCGCTATCGCAATAGAAAGGATTTCGGAGGCAACAAGAGTCGCATAG
- a CDS encoding response regulator, translating to MNNEMIRILVVDDHPVLLSGLRLLLNAEPDMEVAGTADSGPKALAQAKELQPDIVLLDISLPGTSGLLLLPEILRQAAKTRVLMLTMHEDHQYLKEAVAKGAKGFILKKCLDVDLLYAIRSVMRGQMYIHPAMMPDILAAQEKGATSPEELLWLSLSTREQQVMLAVAMGYTSREIAEQHFLSEKTVATYRSRAMAKLGLETRAELVEFVSRQKRSAK from the coding sequence ATGAACAATGAAATGATCCGGATTCTGGTGGTTGATGATCACCCGGTGCTTCTCTCCGGCTTGCGCCTGCTGCTCAATGCCGAACCGGACATGGAGGTGGCGGGCACTGCCGATTCGGGGCCAAAGGCTCTGGCTCAGGCCAAGGAGCTGCAACCGGACATCGTGCTCCTCGATATTTCCCTGCCCGGAACCAGCGGGCTTCTGCTTCTGCCGGAGATTTTGCGACAGGCGGCCAAGACCCGTGTCCTCATGCTGACCATGCACGAGGACCATCAGTATCTCAAGGAGGCCGTGGCCAAGGGCGCCAAGGGCTTTATTCTCAAGAAATGCCTGGATGTCGATCTGCTCTACGCCATCCGTTCGGTGATGCGGGGGCAGATGTACATCCATCCGGCCATGATGCCGGATATCCTGGCCGCGCAGGAAAAAGGGGCAACCTCCCCCGAGGAATTGCTCTGGCTCTCGCTGAGCACGCGGGAGCAGCAGGTCATGCTTGCGGTGGCCATGGGCTACACGAGCAGGGAGATCGCCGAGCAGCATTTCTTGAGTGAAAAAACCGTGGCGACCTATCGCTCCAGGGCCATGGCCAAGCTTGGCCTGGAGACCAGGGCCGAGCTGGTTGAGTTTGTCTCCCGCCAAAAACGTTCCGCGAAATAG
- a CDS encoding sensor histidine kinase, which translates to MPVALTAFLRQAVRRGRSVLLSVPLKLKILGLALALILLFGAVTIYKVQAALSENIEAFLREESRFVATELSYQSHDYLLINDVYGLTQMLRNTVQNRPDLRYVFVRNGAGQVVAHTFEGGFPADLLEKASRLSPQGSGPRLLRTNEGGIWEATAGISNGNEGAVVAGVKGDSLRRQIGVITGSLARTTLLVAVFGVLLSLGLTWIITRPVGRLLEATRAVRRGDYSVSLAPAESQDELGKLLEGFNAMVLSLASADKARLEKEHLQRDFLHRVMAGQEGERKRIARELHDQTGQALASVMVDLKMLENAKNETEARQSIGRLRKAITEEMEAIHNLAVALRPSVLDDLGLVPAVEMLVRGFITRQEIPVELTIIGFAEKRPDGCTETCVYRIVQEALSNVARHARATEVSVLLEWRGENIRGVIEDNGIGFEPERVDSKTKLGVLGMKERAQLLQGTFRIESGPGDGTMLVFEMPAKAGVCHEQ; encoded by the coding sequence GTGCCTGTCGCTTTGACAGCTTTTCTCCGGCAAGCCGTGCGGCGGGGCAGGTCCGTTCTGCTCAGTGTGCCGTTGAAGCTGAAGATTCTGGGGCTGGCCCTGGCTCTGATCCTCCTCTTCGGCGCGGTCACCATTTACAAGGTGCAGGCGGCGCTCAGCGAGAACATCGAAGCTTTTCTCCGGGAAGAGAGCCGCTTCGTGGCAACGGAACTCTCCTATCAGTCTCACGACTATCTGCTGATCAACGATGTCTACGGCCTGACCCAGATGCTCAGGAACACGGTGCAGAATCGCCCGGACCTGCGTTATGTTTTTGTCCGCAATGGTGCAGGGCAGGTGGTTGCCCATACCTTTGAAGGCGGGTTTCCGGCGGATCTGTTGGAGAAGGCTTCCCGCCTCTCCCCGCAGGGTTCCGGGCCGAGACTGCTGCGCACCAACGAGGGCGGCATCTGGGAGGCGACGGCAGGCATCAGCAACGGCAACGAAGGCGCGGTGGTGGCCGGGGTGAAGGGCGACAGCCTGCGCCGTCAGATAGGGGTGATCACCGGATCCCTTGCCCGGACAACCTTGTTGGTCGCGGTATTTGGGGTGTTGTTGTCCTTGGGACTGACCTGGATTATCACCCGGCCGGTGGGCCGACTGCTCGAAGCAACCCGGGCCGTGCGGCGCGGGGATTATTCCGTGAGCCTGGCCCCGGCGGAAAGTCAGGACGAACTGGGAAAGCTCTTGGAGGGATTCAATGCCATGGTGCTTTCTCTTGCCAGCGCGGATAAGGCCCGATTGGAAAAGGAACATCTCCAGCGGGATTTTCTGCACCGGGTCATGGCCGGGCAGGAAGGAGAAAGAAAACGGATCGCCCGCGAGCTCCACGACCAGACCGGCCAGGCCCTGGCTTCGGTCATGGTTGATCTCAAGATGTTGGAAAACGCGAAAAACGAGACCGAGGCCCGCCAGAGTATCGGTCGGTTACGAAAGGCCATAACCGAGGAGATGGAGGCGATCCATAATCTGGCGGTGGCATTGCGGCCCAGTGTGCTGGACGATCTTGGTCTGGTCCCGGCGGTGGAGATGCTGGTGCGGGGTTTTATCACCCGGCAGGAGATACCGGTGGAGCTGACCATCATCGGTTTTGCCGAGAAAAGGCCGGATGGTTGCACGGAAACCTGCGTCTACCGGATCGTGCAGGAAGCTCTCTCCAATGTGGCGCGACATGCCCGGGCCACGGAGGTGAGCGTGCTTCTGGAATGGCGCGGGGAGAATATCCGGGGGGTGATCGAGGACAACGGCATTGGTTTTGAGCCGGAACGGGTTGATTCTAAGACCAAGCTCGGGGTATTGGGCATGAAGGAGAGAGCCCAGTTGCTGCAGGGAACTTTCCGGATTGAAAGCGGTCCGGGCGATGGAACCATGCTGGTTTTTGAAATGCCTGCCAAGGCGGGGGTTTGCCATGAACAATGA
- a CDS encoding substrate-binding domain-containing protein: MTMFTKRKSGGVWRKAVCLGLLFFLLAGCEGGQQEKVEQDRLIRLDNLRQLPAGQVEPDSQSLRIGVGAILSPQGTALSYQPLINYLGRKMGKPAILVQRKTYQELNDLLARNVVDLGFICTGAYVEGARNGAISLLVVPRINGKTTYRAFVIVPAASPAREFTDLRGKVFAFTDPLSNTGYLYPLSLLQGMGQQPETFFGRTIFTYSHDRSMAAVMEGVADGASVDSLVYEFAVKRNPDIARRTRVIWESRDFGIPPVVVPRTISPERKALLKDLLLGLHQDAEGEKALAVLGVERFVEPEPKLYGF, translated from the coding sequence ATGACCATGTTCACGAAAAGAAAGTCTGGCGGTGTCTGGCGCAAGGCCGTGTGTCTGGGCCTTCTTTTCTTTCTGCTGGCCGGCTGCGAAGGTGGGCAGCAGGAAAAGGTGGAGCAGGATCGCCTGATCCGGCTGGACAACCTCCGGCAGCTCCCGGCGGGGCAAGTCGAGCCGGATTCCCAATCGCTGCGGATCGGGGTGGGGGCCATTCTTTCTCCCCAGGGTACGGCGCTTTCCTACCAGCCGCTCATCAATTACCTGGGGCGCAAGATGGGCAAACCGGCAATCCTGGTGCAGCGCAAAACCTACCAGGAGCTGAACGACCTGCTGGCCAGAAACGTGGTGGATCTCGGCTTCATCTGCACCGGGGCCTATGTCGAAGGCGCCCGGAACGGGGCAATCTCGCTGCTGGTTGTCCCGCGGATCAACGGCAAGACCACCTATCGGGCCTTTGTCATCGTGCCTGCCGCTTCCCCGGCCCGGGAATTTACCGATCTGCGCGGCAAGGTGTTCGCCTTCACCGACCCGCTTTCCAACACCGGCTATCTCTACCCCCTCTCCCTGTTGCAGGGTATGGGGCAGCAGCCGGAAACCTTTTTCGGCCGGACGATTTTCACTTACAGTCATGATCGTTCCATGGCTGCGGTCATGGAGGGTGTCGCGGACGGCGCTTCGGTGGACAGCCTGGTCTATGAATTTGCCGTAAAGCGCAACCCGGATATTGCCCGGCGGACCAGGGTGATCTGGGAATCGCGGGATTTCGGCATCCCCCCGGTGGTGGTGCCGCGCACCATCTCCCCGGAGAGAAAGGCCTTGCTGAAAGATTTGCTCCTCGGACTGCATCAGGATGCGGAGGGGGAAAAAGCCCTGGCCGTGCTCGGGGTGGAACGCTTCGTGGAGCCTGAGCCAAAACTGTATGGATTTTAA
- a CDS encoding CHAP domain-containing protein, whose amino-acid sequence MQPSTVRVVGKIFLFLLLSFGCGGPESLAAPSSGQEPMVEPFPGQLSSRENFSAPLAEQGRDTAECFPLRPGSKGRRCEPQSLPFARCRSGIASCRLGHENGPLTWFACEKERGNTSLIPQPGSILILAANSRRKMPTGHVAYVEKVVAQSETVYRLVFTHTNYDRRCSLESNIEAVYDSEARTLDIHAGAWQTWGKDLPVAGFILE is encoded by the coding sequence ATGCAGCCAAGTACCGTTCGGGTGGTCGGCAAAATTTTTCTGTTTTTACTGTTGAGTTTCGGCTGCGGCGGGCCAGAATCCCTGGCTGCCCCCTCTTCAGGCCAGGAGCCGATGGTTGAGCCGTTTCCAGGGCAGCTCTCTTCGCGGGAGAATTTCAGCGCACCCCTTGCTGAGCAGGGGCGCGATACGGCAGAGTGTTTTCCGCTGCGGCCCGGGAGCAAGGGGCGACGCTGCGAACCCCAGAGCCTTCCCTTTGCCCGTTGCCGGAGCGGCATCGCCAGTTGCCGCCTGGGGCACGAAAATGGACCCCTTACCTGGTTTGCCTGTGAAAAAGAGCGCGGTAACACCTCGCTTATCCCCCAGCCCGGCAGTATCCTTATCCTTGCGGCCAACAGCCGGAGAAAGATGCCAACTGGCCATGTCGCCTATGTTGAGAAGGTTGTTGCGCAAAGCGAGACGGTCTATCGCCTCGTTTTTACCCACACCAACTACGATCGCAGATGCAGCCTGGAGTCGAACATCGAGGCCGTCTACGACAGCGAGGCCCGGACCCTGGATATTCACGCCGGTGCCTGGCAAACGTGGGGAAAAGACCTTCCGGTGGCCGGGTTTATTCTTGAGTGA